One window from the genome of Cucumis melo cultivar AY chromosome 10, USDA_Cmelo_AY_1.0, whole genome shotgun sequence encodes:
- the LOC103495092 gene encoding U-box domain-containing protein 11, which yields MAGHVAGDSDTAPALALLDFVRDVVRMSAGTNTGQLFKKDCTDLVRRIVLLTHFFEEIRDSNALQFRFLDASSSSSSSSSSSSSSSSSSGAVTARGSSQFPWLCDLVAALKDTKRLIFIASTFRSYGSSSEEVAKKILFQFQCVTWKLEKALGNLPYERLDISEEVQEQVELVKAQLRRAAEKYGSLTAIPPSVVQSQLLKKNVDLLNLNWIDSSDVEENGIVDHEITVKFDAFPNCRGLMNGGVDQLIFKGLEKLPSASEVSSDEHNDSAKKGGDQVKNPDGVTIPDDFLCPISLEIMRDPVIVSTGQTYERSYVQRWIDCGNTTCPKTQQKLQNLTLTPNYVLRSLISQWCVNHNIEQPTGLTNGKIKKCDGSYRDVCEEMAAIETLVRKLTSHSIEERRASVTELRSLSKRSTDNRILIAEAGAIPALVNLLTSDDVLIQENAVTSILNLSIYENNKGLIMLAGAVPSIVQVLRVGSMEARENAAATLFSLSLADENRIIIGASGAIPALVDLLENGSSRGKKDAATALFNLCIYQGNKGRAVRAGIVSALLQMLTDSVNSMIDEALTIMSVLASHQEAKVAMVKASTIPVLIDLLRTGLPRNKENAAAILLALCKRDTDNLSCISRLGAVIPLTELAKSGTERAKRKATSLLEHLRKLQQL from the exons ATGGCCGGACATGTCGCCGGCGACAGCGACACTGCCCCGGCTCTGGCTCTACTTGACTTTGTTCGCGATGTTGTTCGAATGTCGGCCGGGACCAACACTGGACAGCTTTTCAAGAAGGATTGCACCGATCTGGTTCGTCGGATCGTGCTTTTGACGCATTTCTTTGAGGAAATCAGAGACTCTAATGCCCTTCAATTTCGGTTCCTTGatgcatcttcttcttcctcttcctcctcctcctcttcttcttcttcttcttcttcttctggtGCTGTTACTGCCAGAGGTTCCTCTCAGTTTCCATGGCTTTGTGATTTAGTAGCTGCATTGAAGGATACTAAACGCCTAATCTTCATCGCTTCGACTTTCCGGTCCTATGGTTCTTCTTCT GAAGAAGTTGCCAAGAAGATACTGTTTCAATTCCAATGTGTGACGTGGAAGTTAGAGAAGGCATTAGGCAATCTTCCTTATGAGCGCCTTGATATATCAGAGGAAGTTCAAGAACAG GTTGAATTAGTGAAAGCTCAATTGAGAAGGGCAGCAGAAAAATATGGATCTCTTACTGCAATTCCACCATCTGTTGTTCAATCTCAGTTGTTGAAGAAAAATGTGGATCTGTTAAATTTGAACTGGATTGATAGCTCTGATGTTGAAGAGAATGGTATTGTTGATCATGAGATTACAGTGAAATTTGATGCATTTCCAAATTGTAGAGGGTTGATGAATGGTGGTGTGGATCAATTGATTTTCAAAGGACTTGAGAAACTTCCATCCGCTTCAGAGGTTTCTTCTGATGAACATAATGATTCTGCCAAAAAGGGCGGAGACCAGGTGAAGAACCCAGATGGAGTTACAATACCTGATGATTTTTTATGCCCCATATCTTTGGAAATAATGAGGGATCCTGTTATTGTCTCCACTGGCCAG ACGTATGAGAGATCTTATGTACAGAGGTGGATAGATTGTGGGAATACTACTTGTCCCAAAACTCAGCAGAAGCTCCAAAATTTGACTCTCACCCCAAATTACGTGTTGCGAAGTCTCATTAGTCAATGGTGTGTTAATCACAATATCGAGCAACCTACAGGTTTAACTAACGGGAAGATAAAAAAGTGTGATGGATCGTACCGTGATGTGTGTGAGGAGATGGCAGCCATTGAAACTCTGGTCCGCAAGTTAACTAGTCATTCCATCGAGGAGCGGAGAGCATCAGTGACCGAACTTCGATCTCTATCAAAAAGAAGCACGGATAATAGAATACTGATAGCTGAGGCAGGAGCAATTCCTGCATTGGTCAATCTATTAACTTCTGATGATGTTTTAATACAAgaaaacgcagttacttccaTTCTAAACCTCTCAATATATGAGAACAACAAAGGTTTAATTATGCTTGCTGGTGCTGTACCTTCCATTGTTCAAGTTCTTAGAGTCGGAAGTATGGAAGCAAGAGAAAATGCAGCAGCAACACTTTTTAGCTTGTCTCTTGCTGATGAAAATAGGATAATCATTGGCGCTTCTGGGGCTATTCCAGCTCTTGTGGATTTACTCGAAAATGGAAGCTCAAGAGGAAAGAAGGATGCCGCAACAGCACTATTTAATTTGTGCATTTATCAGGGGAACAAGGGAAGGGCTGTGAGGGCAGGGATCGTTTCAGCTCTATTACAGATGCTTACGGACTCAGTTAACTCCATGATCGACGAAGCTCTCACAATAATGTCAGTCCTGGCTAGCCATCAAGAAGCAAAAGTAGCTATGGTGAAAGCCAGTACCATACCTGTTCTAATAGATCTTCTGAGGACCGGATTGCCTCGCAACAAAGAAAATGCTGCCGCTATTTTGCTTGCTTTATGTAAGCGAGATACTGACAACCTTTCTTGTATAAGTAGGCTTGGCGCCGTGATTCCGCTGACAGAGCTTGCCAAGAGTGGGACGGAAAGAGCGAAAAGGAAGGCGACTTCATTGTTGGAGCATCTTCGAAAATTGCAGCAGTTATAG